From the Thermomicrobiales bacterium genome, the window AAGGTCGACTACGATACCCCCTGGGGTATTGGAAAGGAGCGGTCCGTGAAAATCGCCGCCGCAATCTCCGAGGGCCGCCTGGCCGGTCTCGATGACGCAACAACACTCACCATCTACGACACTGAAACTGGCGCGACCGAAGATGTCGCCAATCCCGCCGCCGAGCTGGCTGTCGGAAAGCGGCTGGCCGCTGTCGAGGTGCTGCTGGCCCACGATGTCGATATCCTGGCTGCCGTCCCCGATGGGCTGTGCAATGTGTCGCACGCCATCGCCCGGGCGGCTGATATCCGCTTCCTGCCGCTGGAGCGCGGCACGGACGCGCAGATCATTGCGCGCCACGGCGCGACGCTGGCCGCGGCCGCCCAACAGGAGCTGCCGGCTACCTGGCTTGCCACACCGGCGCGCGTTGATGCTGGAGCGCCGGCAGCCGCGTGGTTGAGCGACGAGGCGACAGGCGCTGTCCGCAATCGGCTGCGCAGGCTGGAGGGGCAGGCCCGTGGTGTTCAGCGCATGCTCGATGAGCGTGCAGCGTTGGATGACATCCTTACCCAGCTCTCTGCGATGCGCTCGGCGCTCAATGCCGTCGGACTGACGCTGCTGGCCGAGAATCTGGTCACTTGCCTGTCGATGGCAGGCAGCGACCCGGAGGGTGCTGACCGCCTGGCAGCCGCCCGCCGCGCATTTCTGCGCCTGAACTAACGGAGATTGCCAATCATGCCCAATTTTCGCGGATCGACGAACCGTAGGTTCCCTGTCGCGCTGCTGATGCTGCTGATCGCATCGCTCGTCCTGGCAGCGTGCTCGTCGCCCGATGCCGAGCTTGATCAGGGCGCGGCGCTGCCAGCGGAGACGGCTACAGCACCGCCGACTGCGACGATGCCGCCGGCGACGCCGACGGCTGAGCCAACCGAGGAGCCAACCGAACCACCCGCGCCGACGCTTGAGCCGACAGCAGAGCCAACGCAGGAGCCGACGGCGACACCCACTGAAGAGCCGGAGCCCGCTCCGACTGAACCGCCTGCCGAAACCGACGTGCTGCTGAACGGCGATCCAGCCTGGCAGGACGCGATTCATACCTATGATGGCGCGCGGATGGGTGTTGTTATCCCGACCGAGCTGAATATCCGCTCTGCACCGACGACTGACGCGCCGATTCTGGCAACGACGTTCGCCCGGCACACGGTGACGGTGTACGAGATGGTGACGAACCCGGACGACGGCGGCCGCTGGTATCGGGTTGGCGATGGGCGCTATGTGTCAGCTGACTATGTCGCACCGTTCGCCGCGCCACCACCGGATGAGACGTTCTCTGGCCACTGGGTTGATATCAACCTGTCGAGCTTCTACGCCATCGCCTACGACGGCGATCGGCCGATCTACAGCGCGATCATCTCCGCCGGGCGCGATGATCGCACGCCGCTCGGGACCTTCAATGTCTTCTATCGTGTCGAGGACGAAACGATGGATTCGGCCACGGTTGGCATTCCCAAGGGTGACCCGGAGTACTACTACCTTGAGCATGTCATGTACACGCAGTACTTCAAGGAGGGTGGGTTTGCTCTGCACAGCAACTACTGGACGCCACCGTCGCAGTTTGGCGGCTTCACCAGCAACGGCTGCATTAGCCTGCTCAAAGGCGACGCCCACTGGTTCTGGGACTTCCTCAGCGAGGGTTCGACCGTTCACATCCATTTCTGAGGTAGTGACATAAAATGCGGCGGTGTGATTGTGTACGGTTGGCTCCAACGTTCGTCTCCAGGTGATGTGAGAGGACTGGCGAGATGACCGCACGACGCCGAGTGCCGGCGGTCGGACGCGAAGTCGGCCCGGAAAGCTGCTCAATCGAGCATCGGCATGAGATCCTGCACGGGCTGCCGTTCTTCGCACATCTGTCATCGGAAGCGCTGGCCGAGATCAACCAGCAATTTCACGCGACGGGGTATGCAGCCGGTGAGACGGTCTATTTCAGCGGCGACCCGGCCGAGCGGCTCTTTGTCGTCGCCCACGGCGAGGTGAAGCTCCTGCGTCATAGCGCCGGCGGTCAGGACGTGCTGCTCGATATTCTCGGCGAGGGTGAGATGTTCGGCACCCTTACCGTGCTCGGAGATCGCAGCTACCCGGATACAGCCGTGGCGCAGACGCCGTGCTGCGTCCTGGGGATCAGCGCGGCTGACTTCCAAACCATCCTCGCGCGGGTGCCGGAGGTCGCGCTGGCGGTCCTCGGGCTGGTCGCTGAGCGACTCCAGAACGCCCACGACACGATCTCACAGATCAGCGCCACGCCAGTAGAGTCTCGCGTTGCCGCCGCGCTGCTCAAGCTGGCCGAGAAGCTCGGTGTTCAGGACGAGCGCGGAGTGCTGATCAACACGCGCCTGTCGCGGCAGGATCTTGCCGCGATGACCGGCACGACTACCGAAACGGCCAGCCGCATCATGAGCCAGTTCCGCCGCGATGGTCTCATTGAGAGCGGGCGGGAGTGGATCATCGTGACGAACGCGGCGCAGCTTGAGCAGATCGCCAGCGAGGCGTAAGCAACGATCTCTCGCCTTTTCCTTACTTGATCCAGATCATTCACCATCTCCTCCTCCTTCCCTAGAGTGGTAGTAGAGGCAATGAGGCCTGACCCACGAAAGGGATTTCCGTGACAGTGAAGACGACAACAAAGACCATCCTGCGTAGCGACAACCTGACCTGCCCGTCGTGCGTGCCGAAGATCGAGAAGGCGCTGAGCGCCAAGCCCGGCGTGACGAGCGCCAAGGTGCGCTTCGCCAGCGGCAAGATCGAGGTTCAGCACGATCCGCAGCAGACGTCCGGCGACGAGCTGGTCCAGGCCGTCCAGGCAGTTGGTTACAAGGCGCGTGTCTCGCCAGTCTGACGCGCGACATACGATTCGGGCGCGTCCCCGACGCGCCCGTAAACTTCGACAGTGAGAGAGAAATGACAACGACACGACTTCAATCGACTCAGGAGCGGCTGCGCGACCCACTTGCCAGACGCATGCTGCTGACAGTCGTCAGCGGTGCGCTCATTCTTCTAGCGCTCGTCGGCATCTACGTCCTCGGCCGCCCCGGCGTCGGGCCGTGGCTGATGACGGCCGCCGCGCTGGTCGCCGGCTCCGACATCGCCATGCGCGCGATCAACGCGCTGCGCATCCGCCAGATCAGCATTGAGCTGCTGGTGACGATCGCCGCGTCGGGCGCGCTGATCATCGGCGAATACTGGGAGGCGGCAGCCGTCACCTTCCTCTTCATGCTCGGCGCATACCTGGAAGCTCGTACGCTGAGCAAGACGCGCCAGGCGCTGGCCGAACTGATCGAGCTTGCGCCAGAGACGGCGCTGGTCGAGCGCGATGGCGACGTTGTCGAGGTCGGCATCGGCGCAGTTGCCGTCGGAGAGACAGTCGTCGT encodes:
- a CDS encoding metal-sensing transcriptional repressor, which produces MTIVAERCLGLTKRRARSADSATDIARTAKVDYDTPWGIGKERSVKIAAAISEGRLAGLDDATTLTIYDTETGATEDVANPAAELAVGKRLAAVEVLLAHDVDILAAVPDGLCNVSHAIARAADIRFLPLERGTDAQIIARHGATLAAAAQQELPATWLATPARVDAGAPAAAWLSDEATGAVRNRLRRLEGQARGVQRMLDERAALDDILTQLSAMRSALNAVGLTLLAENLVTCLSMAGSDPEGADRLAAARRAFLRLN
- a CDS encoding L,D-transpeptidase family protein, with product MPNFRGSTNRRFPVALLMLLIASLVLAACSSPDAELDQGAALPAETATAPPTATMPPATPTAEPTEEPTEPPAPTLEPTAEPTQEPTATPTEEPEPAPTEPPAETDVLLNGDPAWQDAIHTYDGARMGVVIPTELNIRSAPTTDAPILATTFARHTVTVYEMVTNPDDGGRWYRVGDGRYVSADYVAPFAAPPPDETFSGHWVDINLSSFYAIAYDGDRPIYSAIISAGRDDRTPLGTFNVFYRVEDETMDSATVGIPKGDPEYYYLEHVMYTQYFKEGGFALHSNYWTPPSQFGGFTSNGCISLLKGDAHWFWDFLSEGSTVHIHF
- a CDS encoding Crp/Fnr family transcriptional regulator; translation: MTARRRVPAVGREVGPESCSIEHRHEILHGLPFFAHLSSEALAEINQQFHATGYAAGETVYFSGDPAERLFVVAHGEVKLLRHSAGGQDVLLDILGEGEMFGTLTVLGDRSYPDTAVAQTPCCVLGISAADFQTILARVPEVALAVLGLVAERLQNAHDTISQISATPVESRVAAALLKLAEKLGVQDERGVLINTRLSRQDLAAMTGTTTETASRIMSQFRRDGLIESGREWIIVTNAAQLEQIASEA
- a CDS encoding cation transporter; this encodes MKTTTKTILRSDNLTCPSCVPKIEKALSAKPGVTSAKVRFASGKIEVQHDPQQTSGDELVQAVQAVGYKARVSPV